DNA sequence from the Longimicrobium sp. genome:
GCGGCAACAAAGGCCCGAAGTCCGCCTTCGCGGACTGCACGCGAAGCCGAGTGCGCGTGGCCAGCGGAGGTGCAATCGCAGTCTCCCCTCTCCGCACGTCGTTTGTGCGGGGAGGGGCCTCCCGCGGCATGCGCGACGGCTGGTCTGATCGGCGTGATTGAGCGGTCCACCGGTTCGCCCGTGGACCGCTTCTTCGCCAAGCCAAGACCGAGCCCGCGGCATCGGCGACCGCTGCCGCGCCCGGGCGAAGAGGCATCCGGGGTTAGATCCTTCGCCCCGCGAGCGTCGGTGTGGAGGGGGGTGCGGTGCGCCTGGGGCTCAGGATGACAGACGTGGTGGAGCGACAACGATATAGATCCGCCCCCACAATCTGAAGTGTACCCCCTCTCCCACGCTGTTTGTGGGAGAGGGTCGCACGCGTGTCAGCGCGGCGGGGTGAGGGCCCCCACGGCAGCCGAGGCCTCACCCCAAAATGGCGAACCCCCGGCACCGCGCGCAAACGCGAGGTGCGGGGGCTTTCCCTCCATCGACATCCCTGCCCTACTCGTATCGCAGCGCGTCCACCGGGTCCAGGCGCGCGGCCTTGAACGCGGGGTACAGGCCAAAGCCCATCCCGCCCACCGCCGCCACCAGCAGCGACGCCACGACCGCCCACAGCGGGATCGTCGCCGGGATGGGGCTGATGGCGCCGATCAGCCACGCCATGCACATGGCGATGGCCAGGCCGATGATGCCGCCCACCAGCGTCACCGTCATCGCCTCGACCAGGAACTGCCACAGGATCTCGCGCGGGGTGGCGCCCAGCGCCTTGCGCACGCCGATCTCGCGCGTCCGCTCGGTCACCGAGATCATCATGATCCCCACCACCCCCACGCCGCCTACGATCAGGCCGATCCCCGCCAGCACCAGCATCACCAGGAAGAACACGCCCGTCATGCGGTCGAACATCTCGGTGAACGCCTGCTGGCGGATCAGGGCGAAGTTGTCTTCCGCCCCGGGCCGCAGCCCGCGCGAAACGCGGAGCGCCGCCGTCACGTCGTCCATGGCCTGCGCCTGCGTGTAGCCCGTCGCCGGCACCACCAGCAGGCTCATCCAGTCGCGGTCGGCATCCAGCTTGGTGAGCGCCGTCCGCGTGGGAACGAAGGCGAAGTTGCCCGCCGCCGCGGCGAAGATGTTCTCCGTTTCCTTGTACACGCCCACCACCAGGAACTGCTGGCCGCGCAGCCGGATGTGCTTGCCCACCGCCCGCGTGCCGTCGAACAGCGACCTCGCCAGTCCGTCGGAAAGCACCACGACCGGCGCCCCGCTCCGCTCGTCGGCCGCCACGAAGTTGCGGCCCTCGATGAAGTCGCCCTTGCTGTACTCGGGCCAGGTGGCGCCGCGCCCCGCGATGTTCACGTTGGGCACGGTGTTGTTGCGGTACTTGGCGCTTCCCCCCGCGTCCGCCGCCGTCACCACCGAACGGATGGAGGGCAGCGCCTCCAGCAGGTCGGCCTCGGCGAAGGTGATGGCCGGCTTGCCGTCCCACGGGGCGGTCTCGGCGTCGTTCACGAACTGCAGCTTCGTCTGGTCGAAGCGGTTGACGATGAAGTTGTTGGGGCCCAGCCCCTCCATCGCCGACATCACCGAGCCGCGCAGCCCCGTGATCGCGGCCGCCATCGTCATCACCGTCGCCACGCCGATGACGATGCCCAGGATGGTCAGCGAGGCGCGCACCTTGTTGCTGCGCAGCGATTCCAGGGCGATCAGCACCCCGTCGCGCACGGACGTCAGGTTCATCATGAGCGCGCTCCTATTCCGACCGCAGGGCCACGATGGGGTCCAGCCGCGAGGCGCGCCACGCGGGGTACACCCCGGCGACGAGGCCCACGCCGATCCCCAGGAACATCGCCAGCCCGATCGCCCCGCCCGACACCCGCGCCGGCAGCGGCGACACGGCCGACACCAGCTGTGCCAGCCCGATCCCCAAGGCGATTCCCAGCAGCCCGCCGAATCCCGACAGGGTTCCGGCTTCGATCATGAACTGCGTGAGGATGTCGACCCGGCGCGCGCCCAGCGACTTGCGGATGCCGATTTCGCGCGTGCGCTCGCTGACCGACACCAGCATCAGGTTCATGATGACCACGGCCCCCACGATCAGCGACACGCCCACCAGCATGGGCAGCGCCATCATCAGAAAGCCGTTGATCTTTTCCCAGAACCCCAGCGACCCCTCGGCCGTCTCGACCGAGAAGTTGTTTTCCTCGCGCGGACGCAGCCGGCGAAGGGTGCGCGCCAGGCCGGTGATCTCCGACTCCGCCTGCGGAACCAGCTCGCCGCGGGGCACCTGGAAGGAGATGTCTTCCACCTTTCCCGCCTGCTCCCAGACGCCGCCGTTCACCGGGCTCCGCGCGGGGACGATGGCCATGCGGTCCATCGTAAAGCCGAAGATCGCGCCCTGCTTTTCCAGCAGCCCGATCACGCGGTAGGGCAGGCTGGCGACCCGTACCGTCTGGCCCACGGGGTTCAGCCCGGGAAAGAGCGCGTCGGCCACCTCCACGCCCAGGATGATGACGGGCACCCCGCGCTGCGCCTCCTGGCGCGAGAAGGGCCGCCCTGCCTGGATGTCCATCTCGCGGACGCGGAAGAAGTTCTCGTTCGCGCCGATGATGTTGACGCCCGACAATTCCTTGCCGCGCCCGTTGCCCACACGCGCCGACTGGTCGTAGCTGTACGACAGCAGCCCGGGGGTGGTGACGTTGGCCGCCAGCCACTCGGCCTCGTTCTGGCTGAAGAGCGGGCGCCGCATCCATTCGCGCCACTGGTCCTCGGTCTGGGGGTCCTCGCCCAGTTCGGGAACGCGGCGCAGCAGCACCGTGTTATGCCCCACGATGCGGCCGGCGAACTCCTCCTTCATGTACGCATCCATCCCCTTGAGCAGGGTGATGACGGCGATCAGGAAGGTGACGCCCACCACCGTGCCCAGCACGGTGAAGAAGGCGCGCATCTTGTTGGCGCGGATCATGGCCAGGGCGATCCTCACCGCTTCGCGGATGCCCATGGCTCAGGCTCCCGCGCCGACGGCCACTTCGGCGCGCTTGCGATGGGGCTCCGGAACGACCGGCGTCTGGCGCCGGTCGCTGGCGATCACCCCGTCCTTGAGCGTCACCACGCGCTCGGCGTGCGCCGCGATGTCGGGCTCGTGGGTGACCATGATGATGGTTTGCCCCTGCCGGTGGAGGTCGGCGAAGAGGGCCATGATCTCCTCCGACGTCACCGAGTCCAGGTTGCCCGTGGGCTCGTCGGCCAGGATGATGCTGGGACGCGTCACCAGCGCCCGGGCGATGGCCACGCGCTGCCGCTGGCCGCCCGAAAGCTGGCTGGGGCGGTGGTCCATGCGGTCGCCCAGCCCCACGTGCTCCAGGGCCTGCACCGCCCGCTCGCGCCGCTCCTTCTTGGCGAACCCGCCGTAGACCAGCGGCAACTCCACGTTTTCCAGCGCGGTGCTGCGCGGCAGCAGGTTGAAGGTCTGGAAGACGAAGCCGATCTCGCGGTTGCGGACGCGGGCCAGGTCGTCTTCCTTCATCCCCGCCACCTTCTGCCCGTTCAGCACGTACTCGCCGCCCGTGGGCGTGTCCAGGCAGCCGATCAGGTTCATGAAGGTGCTCTTCCCCGAGCCCGACGGCCCCATGATGGCCACGTACTCGTTGCGGTGGATCTCCAGGTCCACCCCGCGGAGGGCGCGCACCGTTTCCGCGCCCAGGTCGTAGTGCTTCTGAAGGTCCCGCGCCTGGATGATGGGCGCCGTGCTCATCCCTTCCTCCGTTCCGCCCCCTTGGCCTTGCCCTTCTCCTCCTCCGGCTCCGGCAGGCGCACCTTGTTGCCGGCCTCGAGCTCGCGGATGGCCTGGTAGCTTCCCGCCACCACCATCTCGCCGCCGCGCAGGCCGCTGACCACCTCGAAGTAGCGGTCGCCCGCGATGCCGATCTTCACCGGCACCCACACGGCGCTGTCGCCGCGGATGACGAACACGCCCTCGACCTCTTCCTCCACCTTGCGCTCGCCGCGCACCGCCTCGGGGCCGTCCTGCTCCTCGTCGGCCGCCTTGAACTTCTTCCCCTGCGCGTCGCGGACGGTCAGGGCGATGATGGGCACGGACAGCGAGTTCGCGCGCGTCTCGGTGACGATCTCGGCCGTGGCGGAGAGGTCCGGACGCAGGTTGGCCGGCGGGTTGTCGAGGGTGATGACCACCTCGTAGTCCACCGACTGCTGCTGCGTGCTGCCGCCCGCCGAGGGGAGCTGGATGGAGCTGTTGCCGATGGCCGTCACCCGCCCGCTGAAGGCCTGGCCCGGAAAGGCGTCCACCTTCACCGAGGCGCTGTCGCCCAGCGTCAGCCCGGGAACGTCGGTCTCGTCCACCTGCACCTTGGCCTCCATCACCGACAGGTCGGCGATGGTCAGCAGCAGGCTGCCGGGGTTGTTCATCGTCCCGACGACGGCCGTTTCGCCCTGCTCGATGTTCAGCCGGGTGACGCGCCCGCTCATGGGGGCCACGATGGTGGTCTTGCTCAATTGGTCGCGCGCCTCGCTGACCGCGGCCTGCGACTGGCTGATGGCGAAGCGCATGGCCTGGAACTCCTGCTCGGCCACCTGCACCTGGGTGCGGGCCTGCTCCACGTCGGCCGCCGAAACGAGCTCGTTGGTGCGCGACAGCTGCTCGGCGCGGTTCAGGTCGCTCTGCGCCTTGGTGAGCTGCGCGCGCTGCTGGGCGGCGCGGGCCTGGCTCTGCGACACGGCGGCCTCGGCGCGGCGCACGGCGGCTACGTACTGCGTGGGCTCGATGCGCAGCAGCAGCTCGCCCGCGTTCACCCACTGCCCTTCCTCCACCGCCACCTGCACCACGCGGCCGGAGATGTCGGCCGAGATGTCGACCTTGCGTTTGGGCTCGATCTTTCCGCTGGCCTGCACCACCGACACCAGTCCGCGGCGGGCCACCTGCTCGCCACGCACCTCCACGCCCTCGTCGCCGCCGCCCATCGCCATCGCGGCGCCGACGGACACGATGACCAGCGCTCCGGCGATGATCGCGACCTTCTTCTTCTTCGACATGGTTCTATGTCCTTGGTCCGGGGGGCCGGAAATCAGCGAAGGGGGCGGCCGACCAGCGCCTCGAGCGCGGCCAGCGACTTGTGGTACATGTACACCGAGTCGATCACCGCGCGCTCGGCCTCGGAAAGCCGCGTCTGCGCGTCGGTCACCTCCAGCGAGTTGGCGGCGCCCAGGCGAAAGCGCTCGCGGGCCAGGCGCAGCTCCTCGGCGGCGTTCTCGGCCACCTGGCGCTGAAGCTCGGCGGTGCGGAAGGCGGTCTGCGCGTTCAGCACGCCGGTGCGTACGTCCAGCTCCAGCCGCTGCTGCTGGGCGCGTACGGCCAGCTCGGCGTCGCCGGCCTGCACGCGCGCCTCCTCGATCCGCCGCTCACGGTTGAGCCCGTCGAACAGCGGCAGCGACACGGTCATCGAGGCCTGCAGGGGCTGGCGCGTGTAGCCAAAGGGAAAGCTGGGGTTTCCGGCGGCGATCTCGTTGCGCACGGCGGCCTGCACGGCCGGGTCGGCGGCGTTCAGCGGCGAGCAGTCGGCGGCGCCCAGCCCTGCGGCGGTGCGGATGACGTTCGTTTCCTGGCACGACGAGTACGCGCCGGCCAGCCCGCCCAGCTGCTGCTGCACCAGTGGATCGATGTTGCCGGCGCTGTACACCGAGCCCACCAGCCCCACCTGCATGCTCACGCTGGGCAGGTACTGCGAGCGGGCCGCCCTCACCTGCGTACGCGCGGCGCCGCTGCTGGCGCGCGCGGCCTGGATGACGGGGTTGGCCTCTTGGGCCTCGCGCACCAGCTCGTCGGCGTTCCACGAGGGCGCGAAGAGCTCGAACCGGCTGGTGAGCGGCGTGTCGGGCGAAAGGCTCACGCCCATCAGCTGCCCCAGCCGAAGCACCTCGGTGGCGTGCGTGTTCTGCCGCTGCACCAGCGCCACCTCGGCCTGGCCGCGCTGCACCTGCGCGCGGCGCACCTCCAGCGGCGTTCCCGAGCCCACCTCCAGCCGGGCGCCGGCCAGCCGCTCGTGCTCGCGGGTGCGCTCCACCTCGCGCGCGGCCTGCTGCACCTGGTCGCCGGCCTGCAGCGCCGTCAGGTACTGCTGGCGCACCTGCATCACCAGGCTCCACTCGTAGCCCGCGATGCGGCTTTCCGTGGCCGCGTGCTGCGCCCGGGCGATGCTGGGCTGAAGCAGCTTGGCGCGGCTGATGTCGTACTGCAGCCCCAGGTTCCAGTTGGACGAGTAGTACTCGGGCTTGGCGCCGAACGTCTGCGCGCCGAAGCGCTGCTCGCCCGGCGCCGTGTATCCGAACCCGGCGCTGGCGTTGGCGGACGGCAGGAAGTCGGCGCGGGCGGCGCGCATGCCCGCGCGGGTGGCGCCCACGTCGTTGCGCTGCGCCAGCATGTCGGGATTGTTCTCGCGGGCCGATGCCACGGCCTGCTCGATGGTGAGCGCGGGCTGCTGCGCGGCCGCGGGCAGGGCGAACAGGAGCGCGGCGAGCGCAGAAAGGCCGGCGCCTCGGCGAATGATGATGCTCGACATTGGTCGATTTCGGTTGTCGGGGTCCTGCAGAGGGGCGGTCTGGTACCGCCTCGTGGTGCCCTACGGGAACGGTGCTGGTGGAGTTTCAGGCAGGTTCGGGAGGGATGCGCCAAATCTAATCACGTACCGCTGAAATCCCAAGGACGTGAGTGGCGCGGGAACGCAGATGATGGTGGCAAGCTCTCAAGGTTTGATGGCACGCCCGGGCTGTTTAATGGCGCGCTCGGTCATTTAATGGCATGCTTTTAAGTTCTAATGGCACGCTTCTGTACTTTAATGGCACGCTTCCCTATGTTTATGGCGCGCTTAACGGCCACGGATCCCTCAGCGTGCCACAGCCAGCCGACAGATTCCCACCTTGGCGAAAACCAACTCCTCGGTCATCCAGCAGGAACTCGACAGGATCGTTGCTCTGCTCGCGGATCACCCCGAGGGGATTCGGATCAGGGACATCTCTGAAGAATACGGGCGGTGTTACTCCGCGCGACTCTCGAGACGAACCTTGAACCGGCGTCTCGACGTCCTGGTGCGAGAGGAGCGGATACTCACTCGCGGCGAGAGCGTAGGCCGCGTGTACCTGCCAACGGAGCACGGGGAGCCGGCGTCCAGCGGTGATCGCGGAACGACCGCCCAGGCCACGGTGGATCCATCGGCTCCCGAGGAAGAGGACTACGTTCCTGTCTCTCCCGCGGGCGACGAGGTGCGCACGCTGGTCCGCCGGCCGATGATGTATCGCGAGCCGGTGGGATACGATCGCGGGTTCCTGGAGGCGTATGAGCCCGGCACGACCTGGTACCTGCAGGAAGATGTCCGCCGGCAGCTGCACGAGATGGGCGTCACTCCCGATCCGCAACGCCCTGCCGGAACGTTCGCGCGCGACGTCTTCGACCGCCTTCTGATCGACCTGGCCTGGGCATCGAGCCGGCTGGAGGGAAATACCTACACCCGGCTCGATACGCAGAACCTGCTTCAGTTCGGGCAGCGTGCGG
Encoded proteins:
- a CDS encoding ABC transporter ATP-binding protein, which codes for MSTAPIIQARDLQKHYDLGAETVRALRGVDLEIHRNEYVAIMGPSGSGKSTFMNLIGCLDTPTGGEYVLNGQKVAGMKEDDLARVRNREIGFVFQTFNLLPRSTALENVELPLVYGGFAKKERRERAVQALEHVGLGDRMDHRPSQLSGGQRQRVAIARALVTRPSIILADEPTGNLDSVTSEEIMALFADLHRQGQTIIMVTHEPDIAAHAERVVTLKDGVIASDRRQTPVVPEPHRKRAEVAVGAGA
- a CDS encoding ABC transporter permease → MGIREAVRIALAMIRANKMRAFFTVLGTVVGVTFLIAVITLLKGMDAYMKEEFAGRIVGHNTVLLRRVPELGEDPQTEDQWREWMRRPLFSQNEAEWLAANVTTPGLLSYSYDQSARVGNGRGKELSGVNIIGANENFFRVREMDIQAGRPFSRQEAQRGVPVIILGVEVADALFPGLNPVGQTVRVASLPYRVIGLLEKQGAIFGFTMDRMAIVPARSPVNGGVWEQAGKVEDISFQVPRGELVPQAESEITGLARTLRRLRPREENNFSVETAEGSLGFWEKINGFLMMALPMLVGVSLIVGAVVIMNLMLVSVSERTREIGIRKSLGARRVDILTQFMIEAGTLSGFGGLLGIALGIGLAQLVSAVSPLPARVSGGAIGLAMFLGIGVGLVAGVYPAWRASRLDPIVALRSE
- a CDS encoding TolC family protein codes for the protein MSSIIIRRGAGLSALAALLFALPAAAQQPALTIEQAVASARENNPDMLAQRNDVGATRAGMRAARADFLPSANASAGFGYTAPGEQRFGAQTFGAKPEYYSSNWNLGLQYDISRAKLLQPSIARAQHAATESRIAGYEWSLVMQVRQQYLTALQAGDQVQQAAREVERTREHERLAGARLEVGSGTPLEVRRAQVQRGQAEVALVQRQNTHATEVLRLGQLMGVSLSPDTPLTSRFELFAPSWNADELVREAQEANPVIQAARASSGAARTQVRAARSQYLPSVSMQVGLVGSVYSAGNIDPLVQQQLGGLAGAYSSCQETNVIRTAAGLGAADCSPLNAADPAVQAAVRNEIAAGNPSFPFGYTRQPLQASMTVSLPLFDGLNRERRIEEARVQAGDAELAVRAQQQRLELDVRTGVLNAQTAFRTAELQRQVAENAAEELRLARERFRLGAANSLEVTDAQTRLSEAERAVIDSVYMYHKSLAALEALVGRPLR
- a CDS encoding ABC transporter permease; its protein translation is MMNLTSVRDGVLIALESLRSNKVRASLTILGIVIGVATVMTMAAAITGLRGSVMSAMEGLGPNNFIVNRFDQTKLQFVNDAETAPWDGKPAITFAEADLLEALPSIRSVVTAADAGGSAKYRNNTVPNVNIAGRGATWPEYSKGDFIEGRNFVAADERSGAPVVVLSDGLARSLFDGTRAVGKHIRLRGQQFLVVGVYKETENIFAAAAGNFAFVPTRTALTKLDADRDWMSLLVVPATGYTQAQAMDDVTAALRVSRGLRPGAEDNFALIRQQAFTEMFDRMTGVFFLVMLVLAGIGLIVGGVGVVGIMMISVTERTREIGVRKALGATPREILWQFLVEAMTVTLVGGIIGLAIAMCMAWLIGAISPIPATIPLWAVVASLLVAAVGGMGFGLYPAFKAARLDPVDALRYE
- a CDS encoding efflux RND transporter periplasmic adaptor subunit; the protein is MSKKKKVAIIAGALVIVSVGAAMAMGGGDEGVEVRGEQVARRGLVSVVQASGKIEPKRKVDISADISGRVVQVAVEEGQWVNAGELLLRIEPTQYVAAVRRAEAAVSQSQARAAQQRAQLTKAQSDLNRAEQLSRTNELVSAADVEQARTQVQVAEQEFQAMRFAISQSQAAVSEARDQLSKTTIVAPMSGRVTRLNIEQGETAVVGTMNNPGSLLLTIADLSVMEAKVQVDETDVPGLTLGDSASVKVDAFPGQAFSGRVTAIGNSSIQLPSAGGSTQQQSVDYEVVITLDNPPANLRPDLSATAEIVTETRANSLSVPIIALTVRDAQGKKFKAADEEQDGPEAVRGERKVEEEVEGVFVIRGDSAVWVPVKIGIAGDRYFEVVSGLRGGEMVVAGSYQAIRELEAGNKVRLPEPEEEKGKAKGAERRKG